CGTCACGGCGAGGGTGGCCAGCATGCTGGCAACCGTTATCGACGGAGACCGACTTCTCGTCGCGACCTCACCGTGCCCCCCGAATCGAGCACACAGGAGCGACAAATGGCCAAGTCAGCAGTCAACCAATTGCAGGCGTCGGTGCGTACCGAAACCGGCAAGGGCGCCTCGCGGCGCGCCCGCCGCGAGGGCAAGATTCCCGCCGTCCTCTACGGCCACGGCTCCGAGCCGCAGCACCTCGAGTTGCCGGGCCACGACTTCGCGGCCGTCCTCCGGCACGCGGGCACCAACGCGGTGCTGACCCTGGACATCGACGGCAAGGAACAGCTGGCCCTGACCAAGGCGCTCGACATCCACCCGATCCGCCGCACCATCCAGCACGCCGACCTGCTGGTCGTGCGCCGCGGCGAGAAGGTGGTCGTCGAGGTCAGCGTCGTCGTCGAGGGCGACGCGGCACCCGGCACCATGGTCACCCAGGAGACGAACGCCATCGAGATCGAGGCCGAGG
This genomic window from Mycobacterium saskatchewanense contains:
- a CDS encoding 50S ribosomal protein L25/general stress protein Ctc, yielding MAKSAVNQLQASVRTETGKGASRRARREGKIPAVLYGHGSEPQHLELPGHDFAAVLRHAGTNAVLTLDIDGKEQLALTKALDIHPIRRTIQHADLLVVRRGEKVVVEVSVVVEGDAAPGTMVTQETNAIEIEAEALSIPEQLTVSVEGAPEGTQITAGQIELPRGVNLISDPETLVVNVVTSPTAEDLEGEAATEEAETAEAEEAGAPEESE